The Anaeromyxobacter sp. Fw109-5 genomic interval GGTGCGCTGGGTGGCGCTCTCCGTCGTGCTCGCCGGCGTCGCCGCGACCTGGGGCATCTGGTGGTGGCGGCGAACGGCGGGGATCCGCCGCCTGGCCGAGACCGACCCGCAGCTCCACGCCATCTACGTGAAGCTCGAGGCCGACCGGAACGCGAAGCGTCGCTGAACGGCGGTCGCGACGCGCGCGCGTGCGCGCTGTTTCCATCAGTGAAGCTCACTGCTCGGCGAGCCGCGACCGCGTCAAGAGGTGGTTTGTCGCGGTTGCCGCCGCTCGGCGGGGAAGACATACGAACGGGCGATTGCTCGCCTGCATTCCCGCTTGCTCTCATCGCGCTCCCACCGACTTTCCTCGGAGTGGAGGGAACATGAGAGCTCGCCTCATCGGTCTGGTCCTGGTCTCGTCGATCGCAGCCTGCAGCGCGGAGCGGGAGCCGCCCGCGCCGCCGGAAGCGAAGACGGCAGGGGCCTTCCCCCAGGTGCAGATCAACGGGTTCTCCATCGACGTTCGCGGCCAGCAGCCCGCCGTCCCCGACGCGCTCCAGGCGCCGGAGGACGCGCCGGCGCAGGTCATCTCGAAGCGCGGGGCCTCCTCCGACCGCGAGGCGCGCGACCGGCCCGGGAAGTGGATCGTCCAGTTCACGGGCCCGATCCGGGAAGGGGAGAAGCGGCAGGTCATCGAGCTCGGCGTCCGGCTCGGCAGCTACCTGCCCGAGTTCTCGTTCATCGCCACGATGGACCCTGCCGCGCGCCGGCGGGTGGAGGCGCTGCCGTTCATTCGCGGCGTGGCGCGCTTCAAGCCGGCCTACAAGATCCAGCCCCGGCTGAAGAATCCGGACGGCTCGGTGCGGATCGACGGCACTCCGGCGCGGCTCGTGGTGCGCGTGGAGGGGGCCGACGGTCTCGGCGGGACGCTGGCGGCGGTGCATCGGCGGCGGGGCAAGGTCCTCCAGGTCGGGCGGGACGTCGCCCGGATCGAGCTCTCGAGGGCGGACATCGCGGCGCTCGCGCAGCTGGAGGACGTCGTCGCCATCGAAGAGGCCCGGGACCTGGTGCTCTTCAACGACGTCTCGCGGTGGACCATCCAGACGAACGTCCCGAACGACACGCGCATCTGGCAGGAGGGGCTGAGCGGTCAGGGGCAGATCGTGGGCATCGGCGACACGGGCCTCGACCTCGACATGTGCTACTTCCGCGACCCCTCGGGCGCGCCCATCGGCGCGACGCACCGCAAGGTCGCGGGCTACCAGGCCTTCACGGACGACTGGGACAGCGACTCGGGGCACGGCAGCCACGTCGCGGGAACCGTCGCGGGCGATCAGACGCCCCTCACCGGCGGCGCCGCCGCGAACGGCATGGCGCCCGGCGCGCGGATCTTCATGAGCGACCTCACGCCCGGTGAAGACTCGTACGTGTACCCGCCGCTCGACCTGGGGGATCTCTTCGTCGTGGCCTACTGGGCGGGCGCCCGCATCCACACGAACAGCTGGGGCGCGAACTCCAGCTGGTACGGGAGCTTCGAGTTCACCACCGACCGCTTCCTCTGGGAGCACAAGGACATGCTCGTCCTGTTCTCCAACGGGAACGCGGGACCGGCCCCCGGCTCCGTGGGCTCGCCCGCCGTCGCGAAGAACGTGGTCAGCGTCGGCGCCACGTGGAACGGCCCGCTGGCGGAGGATCTCGCGTGGTTCAGCAGCTACGGGCCCGCGGCCGACGGACGCATCAAGCCGACCCTGACCGCCCCGGGCGTCAACGTGGTGTCGGCCGACTCGGACGGTCTCCGGGACAGCTTCAACTGCGGCACCCGGAGCTACAGCGGGACCTCGATGGCCACGCCGACGACCGCCGGCGCCGCGGCGCTCGTCCGGGAGTATTTCCTGGAAGGCTTCTGGCCCTCGGGGCTCCGCTCCCCGGCGGACGGCTTCGCGCCCTCCGCGGCGCTCTTGAAGGCGACGCTCATCAACAGCGCACAGGAGATGACCGGCGCCGACGTGGGTGGGCCGATCCCGTCCAACGGCCAGGGCTGGGGGCGCCTCAACCTCTCGAACACGCTCCGCTTCGCGGGGGACGCTCGCTTCCTCGACGTCGCGGACGTCACGAGCGGCGGACTCGGCACGGGCGCCACGTGGTCGCGGAGCTTTTACTCGTCGGGCGATCAGCCGCTCAAGATCACGCTCGTCTGGACGGACTACCCGGGCGTGGACGGCGCCCCGAAGGCCCTGGTGAACGACCTGGACCTCACGGTCGCGGGGCCGGGAGGCGTCACCTACACCGGGAACGTCTTCGCGGACGGCACGTCGGTCACGGGCGGGAGCCCCGATCGCCTCAACGTCGAGGAGCAGGTCCTCGTCCCGCCCGGTCAGGCGGGCATCTACGTCGTCACGGTGAGCGGCTACAACGTTCCCCAAGGACCGCAGCCGTTCGCGGTCGTCGTGAGCGGCGGCGGCGGCATCCGCTCCAACGGGTACATCGGCCTCGACCGCACCCGCTACAACGCGGCGAGCGTGGTCGAGCTGAAGGTGGTCGACAAGGACCTGAACGCGAACGACGCGCTCGCCGAGGAGGTCGTCGTGTCGATCCGGAGCGGCACGGAGCCGGGCGGCGAGCCGGTGACGCTGGTCGAGACGGGGCCGAACACCTCCATCTTCCTGGGGTCCATCCCGACCGCGCCCGGCCCGGTGGTGAGCTCGAACGGCGCGCTGGAGGTCGGCCCCGACGAGACCATCACGGCGACGTACCTGGACGCGAACGACGGGACGGGGGCGCCGGCGACCGCGACGGCCACGGCGACGGTGGATCTCGCGCAGCCCACGATCTCGGGGTTGGGGGCGGTCGGCATCGACCAGTCGAGCGCGACCATCTCGTGGACCACCGACGAGCCCGCGGCGGGCAGGGTCCTCCACGGGGACACCACCGCGCTGGGAGGGGTCGCGGAGGCGGCGTGGCTGAGCATGCGTCACGACGTGGTCCTCGGGAACCTGAGGGAGAACACGACGTACTACTTCGCCGTCGAGGCCACCGACGAGGCCGGGAACACGGTCCGTGACGACCAGGGCGGGGCGCTCCACTCCTTCACGACACGGCTCCTGCCACCCACCCTGAGCGCGCAGTCCTCGGTGGGCAGCGACACCTACGCGGCCGGGGCGACGATCTTCGGGAGCGCGGCCGACCCCTCCGGCATCGGATCGGTCACCATCAACGGGCAGCCGGTCCCGCACCGCGCGAGCGACGGGTACTTCGAGCTCGCCGTGCCGCTCGCGATCGGGGCGAACGCGTTCACCGTGGTCGCCACCGACACGCTCGGTCAGGCGATCTCGAGGACGGTCTCCGTGACCCGGCTCGAGCTGCCGAACCTGGCCTTGACCGCGCTCTCGATGCCGACGCCCGCGGGCATCGGCATGCATTCCCGGGTGACCACCACGCTGTGCAACCTCGGCCCCGGCCCCGCGCCCTTCTCCGGAGCGATCGCCTGGTACCTCTCGCCGGACGCGGTGATCACGCCCGGGGTGGATCGCGAGTTCGGGCCGCGC includes:
- a CDS encoding CARDB domain-containing protein, whose amino-acid sequence is MRARLIGLVLVSSIAACSAEREPPAPPEAKTAGAFPQVQINGFSIDVRGQQPAVPDALQAPEDAPAQVISKRGASSDREARDRPGKWIVQFTGPIREGEKRQVIELGVRLGSYLPEFSFIATMDPAARRRVEALPFIRGVARFKPAYKIQPRLKNPDGSVRIDGTPARLVVRVEGADGLGGTLAAVHRRRGKVLQVGRDVARIELSRADIAALAQLEDVVAIEEARDLVLFNDVSRWTIQTNVPNDTRIWQEGLSGQGQIVGIGDTGLDLDMCYFRDPSGAPIGATHRKVAGYQAFTDDWDSDSGHGSHVAGTVAGDQTPLTGGAAANGMAPGARIFMSDLTPGEDSYVYPPLDLGDLFVVAYWAGARIHTNSWGANSSWYGSFEFTTDRFLWEHKDMLVLFSNGNAGPAPGSVGSPAVAKNVVSVGATWNGPLAEDLAWFSSYGPAADGRIKPTLTAPGVNVVSADSDGLRDSFNCGTRSYSGTSMATPTTAGAAALVREYFLEGFWPSGLRSPADGFAPSAALLKATLINSAQEMTGADVGGPIPSNGQGWGRLNLSNTLRFAGDARFLDVADVTSGGLGTGATWSRSFYSSGDQPLKITLVWTDYPGVDGAPKALVNDLDLTVAGPGGVTYTGNVFADGTSVTGGSPDRLNVEEQVLVPPGQAGIYVVTVSGYNVPQGPQPFAVVVSGGGGIRSNGYIGLDRTRYNAASVVELKVVDKDLNANDALAEEVVVSIRSGTEPGGEPVTLVETGPNTSIFLGSIPTAPGPVVSSNGALEVGPDETITATYLDANDGTGAPATATATATVDLAQPTISGLGAVGIDQSSATISWTTDEPAAGRVLHGDTTALGGVAEAAWLSMRHDVVLGNLRENTTYYFAVEATDEAGNTVRDDQGGALHSFTTRLLPPTLSAQSSVGSDTYAAGATIFGSAADPSGIGSVTINGQPVPHRASDGYFELAVPLAIGANAFTVVATDTLGQAISRTVSVTRLELPNLALTALSMPTPAGIGMHSRVTTTLCNLGPGPAPFSGAIAWYLSPDAVITPGVDREFGPRVVYGDPLAPGECFTFPWDMFVPRDLTLVGGTYHVGAFIDLGEEVQEADESDNALAGNPVTFAGPDLAMTSVSAPGTVGLYDAFTVDASVTNTGIGASPLFAVGYYLSADDVITRADARITEYTTALSGGASASTSLSLTIPYGLPPGTYRLGAIADAWEGIAEPDELDNVLLGNLVTVVAGADLAVSAVSSPPSAAVGGTLAVTNTVAAAPSGYASGATSVSLYLSTDPIITPSDVPLSSRTVPSLASGASSTALTVVTIPAVASGTYYVGAIVDVSGQVVETDEANNALAGNAVTIGGLNLAMSSVNGPTAGIVGGAIVIDESVTATGAGAATTGFNVGIFLSTDAVITPSDTLLAYRWVPGLAPGQSSPSSTTTTIPLGLPPGTYFVGAIADDFPVAAYEEATDSYYTVQDLVPEADASDNALAGNTIVVTGPDLSITALTVPSTAIAGSSVTVQNTVAATGAHAGGFSVSFYLSTDPVITTADTYVGGRWVASLAPGAATAASTVAYLPLELPAGPYYFGALVDPAGQVPESDETNNARGAGVVTVSAPRRPPPGE